In a genomic window of Phalacrocorax aristotelis chromosome 8, bGulAri2.1, whole genome shotgun sequence:
- the ENKD1 gene encoding enkurin domain-containing protein 1, which produces MCEGPSRICGPIPPDPTLFPNYYKRPFSARGRLEGNAQKLDFTSGPLGPVPNPYPALGSAHQIQPAPRIRPSGRDFLEKGQKGTLSLLLQLEGVSLDGGLPVKRKESKDHEKENVRRIKEIQKKCKEKEQAREHSQPKPVKALWKSQKYEYVESKVKAKLQESSPPPNPEALKFLRAYSRCGPGIKPCRPLSPRPARTKAGADAEAPEALGAETKIQVEGKSIDFIKHNARNAKRAPLRRSHSLQALAELLEQKHREQEEYNAKQKGHVPQYLLERKELWCRQMEERLRNLPDPDTPPGHTMMPEGQRLETLSNLKQSQEQLIKDMVMLPVRADTLSMQQRRAELERKLSQIEEAIKIFTRPKVFIKLDS; this is translated from the exons ATGTGTGAAGGGCCATCGAGGATTTGTGGACCCATTCCTCCAGACCCTACGCTCTTTCCAAACTATTACAAACGCCCCTTCTCAG cTCGAGGGAGGCTGGAAGGGAATGCTCAGAAGCTGGATTTTACCTCTGGCCCCCTAGGCCCAGTTCCCAACCCGTATCCCGCTTTGGGCAGTGCCCACCAGATCCAGCCAGCCCCTCGCATTCGCCCTAGTGGAAGGGACTTCCTGGAGAAGGGACAGAAGGGGACGCTCAGTCTCTTACTGCAGCTTGAAGGGGTCTCCCTTGATGGGGGGCTGCCAGTCAAGA GGAAAGAGTCCAAGGACCACGAGAAGGAAAATGTGAGGCGAATAAAGGAGATTCAGAAGAAGTGCAAAGAGAAGGAGCAAGCCCGAGAGCACAGCCAGCCCAAGCCTGTGAAAGCTTTGTGGAAGTCCCAGAAATATGAATACGTGGAGTCAAAGGTGAAGGCCAAACTGCAG GAGAGCTCCCCACCTCCAAATCCAGAGGCTCTGAAATTCCTGAGGGCATATTCTCGCTGTGGCCCTGGGATCAAGCCATGTAGACCACTTTCGCCAAGGCCTGCCAGAACAAAAGCAGGGGCAGATGCAGAGGCTCCAGAGGCACTGGGTGCTGAAACCAAG ATCCAGGTGGAGGGAAAGAGCATCGACTTCATTAAGCACAATGCCCGCAATGCCAAGCGGGCCCCACTGCGGCGGTCCCACTCCCTGCAGGCgctggctgagctgctggaaCAGAAGCACCGGGAGCAGGAGGAGTACAACGCCAAGCAAAAGGGCCATGTCCCCCAGTA TCtgctggagaggaaggagctgtGGTGCAGACAGATGGAGGAGCGGCTGCGAAACCTGCCAGATCCTGACACACCACCTGGTCATACCATGATGCCGGAGGGCCAGCGGCTGGAGACCCTCAGCAATCTGAAGCAAA gccAGGAGCAGCTGATAAAGGACATGGTGATGCTGCCAGTGCGTGCAGACACCCTCAGCATGCAGCAGAGGCgagcagagctggagaggaaGCTCTCCCAGATAGAAGAGGCCATCAAAATTTTCACAAGGCCCAAGGTCTTCATCAAGCTGGACTCCTGA